Proteins encoded by one window of Anaerosalibacter sp. Marseille-P3206:
- a CDS encoding ATP-binding protein: MKNKKRLYPFTAIVGQETMKKALILNVINPNLGGVLIRGEKGTAKSTAVRAFAELLPERDQVEGCIFGCNPDDLSTMCDSCFENHQKGEELSKKKGKMKVIDLPVSATEDRVVGTLDIEHAIKMGEKKFEPGILAMANRNILYVDEVNLLDDHVVDVLLDSAAMGVNTIEREGISYTHPARFILVGTMNPEEGDLRPQLLDRFGMVVDVVGERDVESRVEVIKRRLEYEEDSEEFALKWEEEQSKLRDKMLNAMKMLKDVKCNDDMYKTAAKISIELGVDGHRADISMIKTAKTIAAFDGKLEVESEHMVEAASLVLPHRMRRRPFEEGVMEFSKVEELIRGDGDEK; the protein is encoded by the coding sequence ATGAAAAACAAAAAAAGATTATATCCATTTACTGCAATAGTAGGTCAAGAAACTATGAAAAAGGCATTGATACTAAATGTTATAAATCCAAACTTAGGAGGAGTTCTCATACGAGGAGAGAAGGGAACTGCTAAATCTACTGCTGTAAGGGCTTTTGCAGAACTTCTACCTGAAAGAGATCAAGTAGAAGGATGTATTTTTGGCTGTAATCCTGATGATCTAAGTACAATGTGCGATTCTTGTTTTGAAAACCACCAAAAGGGTGAAGAATTATCAAAGAAAAAAGGAAAGATGAAGGTTATTGACTTACCAGTAAGTGCAACCGAAGATAGGGTTGTTGGAACTCTTGATATAGAACATGCAATAAAAATGGGAGAAAAGAAATTTGAACCAGGTATATTAGCTATGGCAAATAGAAATATTCTCTATGTTGATGAGGTAAATCTTTTGGATGATCACGTAGTTGATGTTCTTCTAGACTCTGCTGCAATGGGAGTAAATACTATCGAAAGAGAAGGAATCTCCTACACTCATCCAGCAAGATTTATATTAGTTGGTACTATGAACCCAGAAGAGGGAGACTTAAGACCACAGCTTTTAGATAGATTTGGAATGGTAGTAGATGTAGTAGGAGAAAGAGATGTAGAAAGTAGAGTAGAAGTAATAAAGAGAAGATTAGAATATGAAGAAGATAGTGAAGAATTTGCACTAAAATGGGAAGAAGAGCAAAGCAAACTAAGAGATAAGATGCTTAATGCAATGAAAATGTTAAAAGATGTAAAATGTAATGATGATATGTACAAAACTGCAGCAAAGATTAGTATTGAACTTGGAGTTGATGGCCATAGGGCAGATATAAGTATGATAAAAACTGCTAAAACTATAGCAGCTTTTGATGGGAAACTGGAAGTAGAAAGTGAACACATGGTGGAAGCAGCGTCCCTCGTACTTCCTCATAGAATGAGAAGAAGACCTTTTGAAGAAGGAGTAATGGAATTTTCAAAAGTTGAAGAATTAATTAGGGGCGATGGAGATGAAAAGTAG
- a CDS encoding adenosylcobinamide amidohydrolase — protein MMLYRLSTGDEVHRYKKSIVVTFEGKRKVISTSPFNGGYREDLNSVFNHDINPGAGMECKLKAPTYEEHMYLVAEELGLNPKKTAGISTAASMDNVSIKTERYRDITVTAIVTGGIEVNAGRVGDPTTLYENQGKFETIKAGTINIILVIDADLTPGAITRAVVTCTEAKTAAIQELLEGSKYSRGIATGSGTDGTIIVSNSKSKVKLTEAGKHTKLGELIGLAVKAAVKEALFFQTGLSPKLQHSVLRRTKRFRVNEDIIWDKYIDIVTEYEEILMKPQFIHNLHTIDTIDELVTLTSLYVHLLDQLDWELLSTREVTKEGEIILKRIIDIFNIDMKEPLLDNIKKKSIDDVVEVMIDKLIEVLAVISGKFCIKDKYLEG, from the coding sequence ATGATGTTATATAGATTGTCGACAGGTGATGAGGTCCATAGATATAAAAAAAGTATTGTTGTGACATTTGAAGGTAAAAGGAAAGTCATAAGTACATCACCATTCAATGGTGGATATAGAGAAGATTTGAATTCCGTTTTCAATCACGATATTAATCCTGGAGCAGGAATGGAATGCAAACTAAAAGCACCAACATACGAAGAGCATATGTATTTAGTAGCAGAGGAATTGGGACTAAATCCTAAAAAAACCGCTGGTATTTCAACTGCTGCCTCAATGGACAATGTATCTATAAAAACAGAACGTTATAGGGATATTACAGTAACAGCAATAGTTACTGGAGGAATTGAAGTAAATGCTGGTAGAGTAGGAGATCCAACAACTTTATATGAGAACCAAGGAAAGTTTGAAACAATAAAAGCAGGAACTATAAATATTATATTAGTAATAGATGCTGATTTAACACCTGGTGCTATAACAAGAGCAGTTGTTACATGTACTGAAGCAAAAACTGCAGCTATTCAAGAATTGTTAGAAGGAAGCAAATATTCAAGAGGAATTGCCACTGGTTCTGGAACAGATGGTACTATTATTGTTTCTAATAGTAAATCTAAAGTGAAATTAACAGAGGCAGGAAAACATACAAAACTAGGTGAACTAATAGGTCTTGCAGTGAAAGCAGCTGTAAAAGAAGCTCTCTTTTTTCAAACTGGATTATCTCCTAAACTTCAACACAGTGTGTTAAGAAGAACAAAGCGATTTAGAGTAAATGAAGATATTATTTGGGATAAGTATATTGATATTGTAACAGAGTATGAAGAAATCTTAATGAAACCTCAATTCATACATAATCTTCATACAATAGATACAATAGATGAGTTGGTTACTTTGACTTCTCTTTATGTTCATCTATTAGATCAATTAGACTGGGAACTCTTATCTACAAGAGAAGTAACAAAAGAAGGAGAAATAATCTTAAAAAGAATAATAGATATTTTTAATATAGATATGAAAGAACCATTATTAGATAATATTAAAAAAAAGTCAATTGATGATGTAGTTGAGGTGATGATAGACAAGCTTATAGAAGTTTTAGCAGTAATTTCAGGGAAATTTTGTATTAAAGACAAGTACTTGGAAGGATAA
- a CDS encoding SPFH domain-containing protein — protein sequence MGLFNKQFANVVEWEEFRDDMIFWKWSNKEIKKGSKLIIRPGQDAIFLNGGKIEGIFKDEGEYDIESQIIPFLSTLKGFKFGFNTGMRAEVLFVNTKEFTVKWGTKNAINIPTPQLPGGMPIRANGTFNFKVNDYIALIDKIAGVKNIYLVEDVKLRITSILDQLLMKWISKEGKDMFNLQANAFEISKGIKEDLDMQIIDSGMTITGFNVMSFNYPEEIQEMINKNASHSMIGDLNRYQQVSMVDGISSGKVKGGGAASDMAGMMMGMNIAKEMMENMNKPNKENNAKPNFCPNCGQKTGEANFCPNCGQKLV from the coding sequence ATGGGTCTATTTAATAAACAATTTGCAAATGTAGTTGAATGGGAAGAGTTTAGAGATGATATGATTTTTTGGAAATGGTCAAATAAGGAGATAAAAAAAGGAAGTAAATTAATAATACGTCCTGGTCAAGATGCAATATTTTTAAATGGAGGTAAGATTGAAGGTATATTCAAAGACGAAGGTGAATACGACATAGAATCTCAGATAATACCTTTCTTATCAACACTAAAGGGATTTAAATTTGGTTTCAATACAGGCATGAGAGCAGAAGTATTATTTGTAAATACAAAGGAATTCACAGTTAAATGGGGTACTAAGAATGCTATTAATATCCCAACTCCACAACTTCCTGGTGGAATGCCAATCCGTGCAAATGGTACTTTCAATTTTAAAGTTAATGACTATATTGCCTTAATAGACAAAATTGCAGGAGTAAAAAATATTTATCTTGTTGAAGATGTCAAACTAAGGATCACTTCTATTCTAGATCAACTTCTTATGAAGTGGATTTCTAAAGAAGGAAAGGATATGTTTAATCTTCAAGCAAATGCTTTTGAAATCTCAAAAGGCATAAAGGAAGATCTAGATATGCAGATTATAGACAGTGGAATGACAATAACAGGATTTAATGTTATGAGCTTTAATTATCCAGAAGAAATCCAAGAAATGATCAACAAAAATGCTTCCCACAGTATGATTGGAGATCTCAATAGATATCAACAGGTATCAATGGTAGATGGAATATCATCTGGCAAAGTAAAAGGTGGAGGAGCTGCCTCTGATATGGCTGGAATGATGATGGGAATGAATATAGCTAAAGAGATGATGGAAAATATGAATAAACCTAATAAAGAGAATAATGCAAAGCCTAATTTCTGCCCAAACTGTGGGCAAAAAACAGGGGAAGCGAATTTCTGCCCTAATTGTGGGCAAAAGTTAGTATAA
- a CDS encoding TPM domain-containing protein — protein MKNKIKIKLIPLFIIVFLLFPLVINVAIAASKTKQRIYDFAGLLTDEEIVNLEEMSEKYSSKRNTDIIILTTDDTGGKDVVKYMEDFYDEKALGYDKPHGNCAILTIDMQHREVYVAGFYRGEEYLDNDRCSLVREKITPDLSSGNYHDAFYTFIKTSYKYMGIRPGVNPNNIIFNSWFQIIVSLIVAGISVGIMAFNSGGRITVNEGTYRDFSNSRVIDRRDNYIRTSVTKHRKPSDDNHNSGGSSGGGGGVTSGGHSHSGSRGSF, from the coding sequence TTGAAAAACAAAATAAAAATAAAATTAATTCCATTATTTATAATAGTATTTTTATTATTTCCTCTTGTAATCAATGTAGCTATAGCTGCTTCTAAAACAAAGCAGAGAATTTACGATTTTGCAGGATTATTAACAGATGAAGAAATAGTTAATCTTGAAGAAATGTCTGAAAAATACAGCTCAAAAAGAAATACAGACATTATAATACTGACTACAGATGATACAGGTGGAAAAGATGTAGTAAAATATATGGAAGACTTTTATGATGAAAAAGCTTTAGGATATGACAAACCCCATGGGAATTGTGCTATTTTAACAATAGATATGCAACATAGAGAAGTGTATGTTGCGGGATTCTATCGTGGCGAAGAATATTTAGATAATGATAGATGTTCACTTGTACGTGAAAAGATAACCCCGGATTTATCAAGTGGTAATTATCATGATGCATTTTATACATTTATTAAGACTTCCTATAAATATATGGGCATAAGGCCAGGAGTGAATCCAAATAATATAATATTTAATTCATGGTTTCAAATAATAGTTTCCCTAATAGTAGCGGGAATATCTGTTGGTATAATGGCTTTTAACTCAGGTGGCAGAATAACAGTTAATGAAGGAACTTATAGAGATTTTAGTAATTCCAGAGTAATTGATAGAAGAGATAACTACATAAGAACTTCAGTCACAAAACACAGAAAACCATCAGATGACAACCACAATAGTGGAGGTAGTAGCGGTGGTGGAGGTGGAGTTACAAGTGGTGGCCACTCACATAGTGGTAGTAGAGGTAGTTTCTAA
- a CDS encoding PspA/IM30 family protein has protein sequence MGILTRFKDIMSSNINALLDKAEDPEKMIDQCLRNLNSDLGNVKAETASIMAEEQRSKRALDECTAEIQKMENYAVKALEAGNEDDARKFLERKVNLTTKETELQEAYNLASSNSARMREMHDKLVADIGELDARKAMIKGKMSVAKTQERINKIGSSVNSANNSILAFDRMEEKANRVLDEANAMAELNQGPKDDIKDLTKKYDSNNTDVDDELAKLKEKLNK, from the coding sequence ATGGGCATTTTGACAAGATTTAAGGATATAATGTCAAGTAATATTAATGCATTGTTAGATAAGGCTGAGGATCCAGAGAAGATGATTGATCAATGTTTAAGAAATCTAAATAGTGATTTAGGTAATGTAAAAGCTGAAACTGCATCTATTATGGCAGAAGAACAAAGATCAAAAAGGGCATTAGATGAATGTACGGCAGAAATTCAAAAGATGGAGAACTATGCTGTTAAAGCATTAGAAGCTGGCAATGAAGATGATGCTAGAAAATTTTTAGAGAGAAAGGTAAATTTAACAACAAAAGAAACTGAACTACAAGAAGCATATAATTTAGCTTCTTCCAATTCAGCAAGAATGAGAGAAATGCATGATAAACTTGTAGCAGACATCGGTGAATTGGATGCACGTAAGGCTATGATTAAAGGCAAAATGTCCGTAGCAAAGACCCAAGAGAGAATAAATAAAATTGGTTCATCTGTAAATAGTGCTAATAATTCTATACTAGCTTTTGATAGAATGGAAGAAAAGGCAAATAGAGTTTTAGATGAAGCCAATGCAATGGCAGAGCTAAATCAAGGTCCAAAAGATGACATAAAAGATTTGACTAAAAAATATGATAGTAATAATACAGATGTAGATGATGAACTAGCTAAACTTAAGGAAAAGTTAAACAAATAA
- a CDS encoding MetQ/NlpA family ABC transporter substrate-binding protein, with protein sequence MKKNIILSILIIVLSISVFTACEKKESTTEDLNILTIGVSPVPHKEIIECIEKDLKEEGIDIEIVEFTDYVKPNLSLAEGEIDANFFQHEPYMNEFSTEHKIDIVSLGKIHIEPLGLYSFKYKSIEELGEGSVVAIPNDPTNGGRALILLEKHNLVKLKEGVGLSATEKDIVENPKNLVFKPLEAAQLPRILKDVDAAVINGNFAIEAGLVPTKDALILEDKDSPYANIIAVRKGEEKEEKLQKLLKALQSDKVKDFIDQKYNGGVIPAF encoded by the coding sequence GTGAAAAAGAATATTATATTATCAATATTAATAATAGTTTTAAGCATCTCAGTATTTACAGCTTGTGAAAAAAAAGAAAGTACTACAGAGGATTTAAATATATTAACAATAGGTGTTTCTCCAGTTCCACATAAAGAAATAATTGAATGTATAGAAAAGGATTTGAAAGAGGAAGGAATAGATATTGAAATAGTAGAATTTACTGATTATGTAAAACCAAATTTATCTTTAGCTGAAGGAGAAATTGATGCAAACTTTTTTCAGCATGAACCATATATGAATGAATTTTCAACTGAGCACAAAATAGATATTGTATCACTTGGGAAGATTCACATAGAGCCATTGGGATTATATTCTTTTAAATACAAATCAATTGAGGAATTAGGTGAAGGTAGTGTTGTAGCGATACCTAATGATCCCACTAATGGAGGAAGAGCTTTAATATTACTTGAAAAGCATAATCTTGTAAAGTTAAAAGAAGGGGTTGGATTATCAGCAACAGAAAAAGATATAGTGGAAAATCCTAAGAACTTAGTTTTCAAACCTCTTGAGGCAGCTCAACTACCTAGAATATTAAAAGATGTAGATGCTGCGGTAATAAACGGAAACTTTGCCATTGAAGCAGGACTTGTTCCTACAAAAGATGCATTGATTCTTGAAGACAAAGATTCTCCTTATGCAAATATTATAGCAGTTAGAAAAGGAGAAGAAAAAGAAGAAAAATTACAAAAATTATTAAAAGCCCTTCAAAGTGATAAGGTTAAAGATTTTATTGATCAAAAATATAATGGAGGAGTAATACCTGCTTTCTAG
- a CDS encoding methionine ABC transporter permease encodes MLDLIIPSLFETLYMVFFSTIFSLLLGFPIGILLTITEKDSIWDKPLLNQILNGITNILRSFPFIILMILVFPISRLIVGTTIGTKATIVPLSIAAAPFVARIIESSLKEVDNGVIEASVSMGATVPQIIFKVLIPEAMPSLVMGITLTIINLIGYSAMAGAIGGGGLGDLAIRFGLYRFQTDIMIVSVVIIIILVQGIQLIGNKISATINKK; translated from the coding sequence ATGTTAGATTTAATCATTCCATCACTATTTGAAACTCTATATATGGTTTTTTTCTCTACCATATTTTCCTTATTGCTAGGATTTCCTATAGGTATTCTTTTAACAATAACTGAAAAAGATAGTATATGGGACAAGCCACTGTTAAACCAAATACTTAATGGTATAACCAATATACTTAGATCATTTCCTTTTATTATTCTAATGATACTAGTATTTCCAATATCTAGGTTAATAGTGGGAACTACCATTGGAACTAAAGCTACAATTGTACCATTATCAATTGCAGCTGCTCCATTTGTAGCAAGGATCATTGAAAGCTCACTAAAGGAAGTAGATAATGGAGTGATTGAAGCTAGCGTGTCTATGGGGGCAACAGTACCTCAGATAATTTTTAAAGTACTCATTCCTGAAGCTATGCCTTCATTAGTCATGGGAATTACACTGACAATAATAAATTTGATTGGCTATTCAGCAATGGCAGGAGCAATAGGAGGCGGTGGCCTAGGGGATTTAGCTATTAGATTTGGACTATATAGATTTCAAACTGATATTATGATTGTCTCTGTAGTAATAATAATCATTTTAGTACAGGGAATACAACTAATTGGCAACAAGATATCAGCAACTATAAACAAAAAATAA
- a CDS encoding methionine ABC transporter ATP-binding protein has protein sequence MIHVENLSKVYKNNNNEKIYALNSINLEINKGEIFGIIGLSGAGKSTLIRCLNRLEEPTTGKVIMDNIEVTKLNKNDLRKKRKEIGMIFQHFNLLSSKTVYENIAFPLELEKLSKDEIDKRVNTLLKYVELEDKKHAYPSQLSGGQKQRVAIARALANNPKILLSDEGTSALDPKTTKSILELLCKIRDEFGLTIVLITHQMEVIKDICDRVAIIEDGKIIEENTVKEIFANPKTKTLQEFIRLEVI, from the coding sequence TTGATACATGTAGAAAATCTATCAAAAGTATACAAAAACAATAACAATGAAAAAATATATGCCTTAAATAGCATCAACCTTGAAATTAATAAAGGAGAGATATTTGGCATAATTGGTCTAAGTGGAGCCGGGAAATCCACTTTGATTCGCTGTTTAAATAGACTTGAGGAACCTACTACTGGAAAAGTAATAATGGACAATATAGAGGTAACTAAATTAAATAAAAATGATTTAAGAAAAAAGAGAAAAGAAATAGGGATGATTTTTCAACATTTCAATCTACTTTCTTCTAAAACCGTATATGAAAACATAGCTTTTCCCCTAGAATTAGAAAAGCTAAGCAAAGATGAAATAGATAAAAGAGTTAATACTCTTTTAAAATATGTGGAACTAGAAGATAAAAAACATGCTTATCCTTCTCAGCTTAGTGGAGGCCAAAAACAAAGAGTAGCTATTGCAAGGGCCCTTGCTAACAATCCTAAGATACTTTTAAGTGATGAGGGGACATCAGCATTAGATCCAAAGACTACGAAATCAATTCTAGAACTTCTATGTAAAATACGTGATGAATTTGGACTAACTATTGTACTTATAACACATCAAATGGAGGTAATAAAAGATATTTGTGATAGGGTTGCAATCATTGAAGATGGGAAGATCATAGAAGAAAACACAGTTAAAGAGATATTCGCAAATCCAAAAACAAAGACTTTACAAGAATTTATCCGATTGGAGGTGATATAA
- the thiM gene encoding hydroxyethylthiazole kinase yields the protein MNADIYKLSNRIREEKPLVHLVTNSVTRNDCANVVIAIGASPIMAIDSREVEEVVSVSKALVLNIGTIEENIVESMILAGKKANSLNIPVILDPVGVGVSEFRKNIVGKIFENIHVSIIKGNQSEIKTICGLEANSKGVDSGDNDSVDEITRISQILSKKTNSVVAVTGKIDVISQFDKTVYLSNGNKMLKKITGTGCMGTALVGVFSTITNNMLEAAVAGISSLNTAGDIAYKKTTDIGGGCGSFKVNLFDAIGASSYLTK from the coding sequence ATGAATGCTGATATTTACAAGCTATCAAATAGGATAAGGGAAGAAAAGCCCTTAGTTCACCTTGTCACCAATAGTGTTACAAGAAATGATTGCGCCAATGTGGTTATTGCCATTGGTGCTTCTCCTATTATGGCTATAGATTCTAGAGAAGTGGAAGAAGTGGTTTCTGTTTCTAAAGCACTTGTATTAAATATTGGTACAATAGAAGAAAATATAGTTGAATCAATGATATTAGCTGGAAAGAAAGCAAACAGCTTAAATATTCCAGTAATATTAGATCCAGTAGGAGTTGGAGTGTCAGAGTTCAGAAAAAACATAGTAGGAAAAATATTTGAAAATATTCATGTATCCATTATAAAGGGAAATCAATCAGAGATTAAAACCATATGCGGACTTGAGGCAAATTCCAAAGGAGTAGACTCAGGAGATAATGATAGCGTAGATGAAATAACAAGAATATCACAGATTCTTTCAAAGAAAACAAATTCAGTAGTAGCAGTAACAGGAAAAATAGATGTAATAAGTCAATTTGACAAAACCGTATATCTATCAAATGGCAATAAAATGTTAAAGAAAATTACGGGAACTGGATGTATGGGAACAGCTTTAGTAGGAGTGTTTTCAACAATTACCAATAACATGTTAGAAGCAGCAGTAGCAGGTATTTCATCATTAAACACAGCTGGAGACATAGCTTATAAAAAAACTACAGATATTGGTGGAGGATGTGGTAGCTTTAAAGTAAATCTATTTGATGCTATAGGTGCAAGCTCCTACTTGACAAAATAA
- the thiW gene encoding energy coupling factor transporter S component ThiW: protein MDNNKTKKLAIAAMFVAIGVVLGNVIFIPVGVSKCFPIQHTINVLSATILGPFYGVAVAFCISLIRNILGTGSLLAFPGSMIGALLAGLIFRQTKNCYLTAIGEVFGTGILGGLLAFPIAKFVMGKDVVALFFVYPFILSSIGGSIIAVVLSKVIEKYGRPQINKEKSNEC from the coding sequence ATGGATAATAATAAAACCAAAAAATTAGCAATAGCAGCTATGTTTGTTGCTATTGGAGTGGTTCTTGGAAATGTTATATTTATTCCAGTGGGAGTTTCAAAGTGTTTCCCAATTCAACATACTATAAATGTTCTATCTGCAACAATACTAGGGCCTTTTTATGGTGTAGCTGTAGCTTTTTGCATATCTCTAATTAGAAATATATTAGGTACAGGAAGTCTTTTAGCTTTTCCAGGGAGCATGATAGGAGCGCTATTAGCAGGACTTATTTTTAGACAAACTAAGAATTGTTATCTAACGGCTATAGGAGAAGTGTTTGGAACAGGAATACTTGGAGGATTGCTTGCCTTTCCTATAGCAAAGTTTGTAATGGGAAAAGATGTAGTAGCGTTATTTTTTGTATATCCATTTATTTTAAGTAGTATTGGTGGAAGTATAATAGCTGTTGTATTATCAAAGGTTATAGAAAAATATGGTAGACCTCAAATAAATAAGGAGAAAAGTAATGAATGCTGA
- the thiC gene encoding phosphomethylpyrimidine synthase ThiC, translated as MNYTTQMDAAKKGIVTREMEIVAKKEHMDVEVLRNGIAEGKIVIPANKNHKSLDPEGVGEGLKTKINVNLGISKDCNDIEKELDKVKVAIDMKAEAIMDLSNFGKTEEFRRRLVEISPAMIGTVPIYDAVGFYDKELKEITAKEFLDVARKHAEDGVDFLTIHAGMNRRTAQAFKNTKRVTNIVSRGGSLLYAWMELNNRENPFYEYFDELLDICEEYDVTISLGDALRPGSIEDGTDGPQIQELIVLGELTKRAWERNVQIIIEGPGHLAINEIEANMLLEKKLCYGAPFYVLGPIVTDIAPGYDHITSAIGGAIAASSGADFLCYVTPAEHLRLPDLDDMKEGIIATKIAAHAGDIAKGIPSAKEWDLKMSKARQRLCWEEMFELAIDDEKARRYRKESTPEHEDSCTMCGKMCSVRNMNRILDGKDINILRNDD; from the coding sequence ATGAATTATACAACGCAAATGGATGCAGCAAAGAAAGGCATTGTTACAAGAGAAATGGAAATAGTAGCAAAAAAAGAACATATGGATGTAGAAGTTTTGAGAAATGGTATTGCTGAAGGGAAAATAGTAATACCAGCAAACAAAAACCATAAATCTCTAGATCCAGAAGGTGTGGGAGAAGGTCTTAAAACTAAGATCAATGTAAACCTAGGAATATCAAAAGATTGTAATGATATAGAAAAAGAATTAGATAAGGTAAAAGTAGCAATTGATATGAAAGCAGAAGCCATTATGGATTTAAGTAATTTTGGAAAGACTGAAGAATTTAGAAGAAGATTAGTTGAGATTTCTCCAGCTATGATTGGAACTGTACCTATATATGATGCAGTTGGTTTTTATGACAAAGAATTAAAGGAAATAACAGCAAAGGAATTTTTAGATGTAGCAAGAAAACATGCTGAAGATGGAGTAGATTTTTTAACAATACATGCAGGTATGAATAGAAGAACAGCTCAAGCTTTTAAAAATACTAAAAGAGTGACAAATATTGTATCAAGGGGTGGATCCTTACTTTATGCTTGGATGGAATTAAATAATAGGGAAAATCCATTTTATGAATATTTTGATGAACTTCTTGATATCTGTGAAGAGTATGATGTAACTATTAGTCTAGGTGATGCACTAAGACCAGGAAGTATAGAAGATGGAACTGATGGACCTCAAATACAAGAGCTTATAGTATTAGGAGAGCTTACCAAAAGAGCGTGGGAAAGAAATGTTCAAATTATAATTGAAGGCCCTGGTCATTTAGCCATAAATGAAATAGAGGCAAATATGTTACTTGAAAAGAAACTATGTTATGGAGCACCATTCTATGTATTAGGACCGATAGTTACTGATATTGCTCCAGGGTATGACCACATTACAAGTGCCATAGGCGGCGCAATTGCAGCAAGCAGTGGGGCAGATTTTCTATGCTATGTAACTCCAGCAGAACATTTAAGACTTCCAGATTTAGATGATATGAAAGAAGGTATCATAGCAACTAAGATTGCAGCTCATGCAGGAGATATAGCTAAGGGAATTCCTTCAGCCAAAGAATGGGATTTAAAAATGAGTAAGGCAAGGCAAAGATTGTGTTGGGAAGAAATGTTTGAGCTAGCTATAGATGATGAAAAAGCTAGAAGATATAGAAAGGAATCAACACCTGAACATGAAGACAGTTGTACTATGTGTGGAAAAATGTGTTCTGTTAGAAACATGAATAGAATTTTGGACGGTAAAGATATAAATATCTTGAGAAATGATGACTAA
- the thiE gene encoding thiamine phosphate synthase, which yields MNTYRIIDANINRVSEGLRVIEDIERFIFEKEKIAKEIREIRHLVRKCFKSPQLLQNRNSNTDIGLKISQNTTLDKKEDIDSLLISNFKRVEEGLRSIEECLKILEYYQESKIYEKLRFSVYSLEKKVFIKALPRTDIYGITGERFSKGRTNIEVVKDMINAGIKIIQYREKDKSKREKYEDCVAIRELTKKEEITFIVNDDIDIAILVGADGIHIGQDDIPIEEVKQIAPNMIIGLSTHNSEQAIHAVKAGANYIGVGPIFKTTTKEDTEHSQGLNYLKWVSENIGIPYVAIGGIKEENIASVKEHGGQYYAMISELTSADSMSEKVKSIREILKEEEE from the coding sequence ATGAACACTTATAGGATAATAGATGCAAATATTAACAGAGTCTCAGAAGGTTTAAGAGTCATAGAAGATATAGAAAGATTTATATTTGAAAAAGAAAAAATTGCCAAGGAAATAAGAGAAATAAGGCATTTAGTAAGGAAGTGTTTTAAAAGTCCTCAATTATTACAAAATAGAAATTCAAACACAGATATAGGACTTAAAATATCACAAAATACTACATTAGATAAAAAAGAAGATATAGACTCATTACTCATATCAAATTTCAAGAGGGTAGAAGAGGGATTAAGAAGTATTGAAGAATGTTTAAAAATTTTAGAGTATTATCAAGAGTCAAAGATTTATGAAAAGTTAAGATTTAGTGTATATAGCTTAGAAAAGAAAGTTTTTATAAAGGCATTACCAAGAACAGATATCTATGGAATTACAGGTGAAAGATTTTCAAAGGGAAGAACAAATATTGAAGTAGTTAAAGATATGATTAATGCAGGGATTAAGATCATCCAATATAGAGAAAAAGATAAATCCAAAAGAGAAAAATATGAAGATTGTGTAGCTATTCGAGAATTGACAAAAAAAGAAGAAATAACTTTTATAGTAAATGATGATATTGATATTGCCATATTAGTAGGGGCTGATGGTATACATATTGGACAAGATGATATACCAATTGAAGAAGTAAAACAGATTGCTCCAAATATGATCATTGGACTTTCAACTCACAACAGTGAACAAGCTATTCATGCTGTAAAAGCAGGTGCTAATTATATAGGTGTAGGGCCAATATTTAAAACAACTACAAAAGAAGATACAGAACACAGCCAAGGTCTTAATTATTTAAAATGGGTTTCAGAAAATATAGGTATTCCTTATGTAGCAATAGGTGGAATTAAAGAAGAAAACATAGCAAGTGTTAAAGAACATGGTGGACAATATTATGCCATGATCAGTGAATTGACAAGTGCAGACAGTATGAGTGAAAAGGTTAAATCAATAAGAGAAATATTAAAGGAGGAAGAAGAATGA